The following proteins come from a genomic window of Paenibacillus spongiae:
- a CDS encoding cupin domain-containing protein translates to MDVNIPLSESTLFPRGEKVPEAFSKYFIGVKYFKELTTPDSPLNCGIGIVTFEPGCRTDWHAHPTGEFLLITDGRGWYQEEGKTARELHAGDVVEIPPNVKHWQGAAADSWFIYLAIDPDVTLGPPIWFEPVTDEEYILLKSLNHHQALIHGLDCRRGTQT, encoded by the coding sequence ATGGATGTGAATATTCCTTTAAGTGAAAGCACATTATTCCCAAGAGGAGAAAAAGTTCCAGAAGCATTTTCCAAGTATTTTATAGGCGTGAAATATTTCAAAGAGCTCACTACACCTGACAGTCCACTAAATTGCGGAATTGGAATTGTAACGTTTGAACCAGGCTGTCGCACTGATTGGCATGCACATCCAACTGGAGAGTTTCTTCTCATTACTGACGGAAGGGGCTGGTATCAGGAAGAGGGGAAAACAGCTCGGGAACTTCATGCAGGCGATGTCGTAGAAATACCTCCTAATGTGAAGCACTGGCAAGGTGCAGCAGCCGATAGTTGGTTTATATATCTTGCTATCGATCCTGATGTAACTTTAGGACCTCCAATATGGTTCGAACCAGTAACAGATGAGGAATATATCTTGTTAAAATCATTGAATCATCATCAAGCGTTAATTCATGGATTGGATTGTAGGAGGGGGACACAGACTTGA
- a CDS encoding DUF1048 domain-containing protein, whose translation MNIRDIIEGKKEWRAHVARVKALPQDYQIVYKEIQKYLFKVGPLELTEGTGLLSGIVDLFEEGAAMGKGVLEVTGSDVAAFCDDLIKDSKTYADIYQESVGQESKKAMKKVTDKEK comes from the coding sequence ATGAACATACGAGATATCATCGAAGGCAAAAAAGAGTGGAGAGCGCACGTGGCGCGTGTCAAAGCGCTCCCGCAAGATTATCAGATTGTTTATAAAGAAATTCAAAAATATCTCTTCAAGGTCGGCCCTCTTGAACTAACCGAGGGGACGGGTTTGCTCTCGGGGATAGTCGATCTTTTTGAAGAGGGAGCGGCCATGGGGAAAGGCGTGCTCGAAGTGACGGGAAGTGACGTAGCGGCTTTCTGCGACGATCTAATCAAAGATTCAAAAACGTACGCTGACATCTATCAAGAATCTGTTGGCCAAGAAAGTAAGAAGGCCATGAAAAAGGTTACGGATAAGGAAAAATAA
- a CDS encoding PCYCGC motif-containing (lipo)protein: MDWVPCYCRCGEMACHQSNKKFLFIRSRKIGQKHYVGIDP; the protein is encoded by the coding sequence CTGGACTGGGTTCCTTGTTATTGCCGATGTGGAGAAATGGCATGCCACCAAAGCAACAAAAAATTCTTGTTTATCAGATCAAGAAAGATAGGACAAAAACATTACGTTGGGATTGACCCCTAG
- a CDS encoding PadR family transcriptional regulator, which yields MLKGVLEGSVLEIISRQETYGYEITRRLNALGFTDVVEGTVYTILIRLEKNKLVEITKKPSDMGPPRKFFSINDAGREELRRFWEKWEFVSSKINELKENES from the coding sequence ATGCTCAAAGGCGTGCTTGAGGGCTCTGTCCTTGAAATTATAAGCCGCCAAGAAACCTACGGATACGAAATTACGCGGCGGCTGAACGCCCTCGGCTTCACCGATGTTGTGGAGGGAACGGTGTACACCATCCTGATCCGGCTTGAAAAAAACAAGTTGGTCGAGATCACCAAGAAGCCCTCCGACATGGGACCGCCGCGAAAATTTTTCTCGATCAACGATGCGGGGCGCGAGGAGCTGCGGAGGTTCTGGGAAAAATGGGAGTTCGTATCTTCAAAAATTAATGAGTTAAAGGAGAACGAATCATGA
- a CDS encoding DUF5695 domain-containing protein, translating into MIPLNLNAHLIDRTTGNLYYFGVHAGDDSCNFVASPTELGVVDDRDRSMPVPGYGSVFVTYRQEQSSLASGASESRWLDFRPVGESDDYASDLGGFTVHKSFRQSDDLLYMEIILSNPSSSALRIDELAVSVPVNNNYTDFRYRPSYMYEKRVYEHIYPGGTSGYQIMQRLNGDAPLAYAIPLKETSFEHAAHLPGTTSLVREGIPNHSWPGSSVIYLHAKGYLERNGYQEIMGRGSATSRLLLPGEEASYLIEIGMTDGMESFRSLLVERGKLAVTAIPAMVSPIDSPFTLLVRSRSTVSLESSDRYSAVLTGSSGDRHTFRLEFREPGEYEITIRNAEGGSAPVLVHITEPVKELVRRRADFIARHQVYRKEGDALNGAILCYSRREFIGNRPYPQGILAQEDDIWGSGSYEGGITEAMFLAIKNAADPEPGEIAVLEAYVRDYVRRYLQNPETNEVFWWCGNFNSVRSFNYMHVANLYYYMHVIAKTYQATELFDSNEYLLLAYSTLMKMFERARKMDLVVGNMGGEVMFRTLHAMEDIYVPEYYELLLRVNEFQRNLFEHNVPFGSECAYDNTGYEMVMTMADAYDDTAWMERLAKIMLAVRGEQPVWWWHGSDIRWWDAERDFSECCHHYTSPLNSGGLLRALERGLLPIGHETLSTIHGGTLGAFSKIHADGTGSMSYCWEQESSNFGFHAFSGDIGLGLFGALTDFGAYVYQPAGESLQGYLCDARDDAESGMLDVRPVSGAGNRIAWHLADKEGGSSRGRVALTAGFIERLLWNRRTGTIEIVAHNDTSYAYRNEIAFTLPVPLYMELTVNGQRTLLRKIADHEAKASFAIGSRERVAIVLKVR; encoded by the coding sequence ATGATCCCCCTTAACCTAAACGCCCACCTGATCGACCGGACTACAGGCAATCTGTATTACTTCGGCGTCCATGCCGGCGATGATTCCTGCAATTTCGTAGCTAGTCCGACGGAGCTCGGTGTCGTCGACGATCGTGACCGTTCCATGCCGGTTCCGGGCTATGGCTCCGTGTTTGTAACCTACCGGCAGGAGCAATCGTCCCTGGCTTCAGGCGCTTCAGAATCGCGATGGCTGGATTTCCGTCCCGTTGGCGAGTCGGACGATTATGCGAGCGATCTCGGCGGCTTTACCGTACACAAGTCTTTTCGGCAATCGGATGATCTGCTCTATATGGAAATTATCCTCTCCAATCCTTCCTCCTCCGCGTTGCGCATCGATGAATTGGCCGTTTCTGTGCCCGTGAACAACAACTATACGGATTTTCGCTACAGGCCTTCTTACATGTACGAGAAGAGAGTTTACGAGCATATTTATCCCGGCGGCACCTCAGGCTACCAGATTATGCAGCGTTTAAACGGTGATGCCCCGCTTGCGTACGCCATCCCGTTAAAAGAAACTTCTTTCGAGCATGCCGCGCATCTCCCCGGAACGACTTCCCTTGTCAGGGAAGGCATCCCCAATCATTCCTGGCCGGGCAGCAGCGTCATTTATTTGCATGCAAAGGGATATTTGGAGAGGAACGGCTACCAAGAAATCATGGGACGCGGTTCCGCTACAAGCCGGCTGCTCCTTCCCGGAGAAGAAGCGTCCTATCTGATCGAGATCGGCATGACCGACGGCATGGAAAGCTTTCGCTCCCTCCTGGTCGAACGCGGAAAGCTTGCCGTGACCGCCATTCCGGCGATGGTATCGCCGATCGACAGCCCTTTCACGCTGCTCGTCCGGTCGAGATCCACCGTCTCGCTGGAATCCTCGGACCGCTACTCGGCCGTTCTCACAGGCAGCAGTGGCGACCGGCATACGTTCAGGCTGGAATTCCGCGAGCCGGGCGAGTATGAAATAACGATCCGTAATGCCGAAGGCGGCTCTGCTCCGGTCCTCGTCCACATTACCGAGCCCGTGAAGGAGCTCGTTCGCAGACGCGCGGACTTTATCGCCCGCCATCAGGTTTACCGCAAGGAAGGCGACGCGCTGAACGGCGCGATTCTGTGCTACAGCCGGCGGGAATTCATCGGCAACCGGCCCTATCCCCAGGGCATACTCGCTCAGGAAGACGATATCTGGGGCAGCGGCTCCTACGAGGGCGGCATTACCGAAGCGATGTTCCTGGCGATCAAGAACGCGGCCGACCCGGAGCCGGGTGAGATCGCGGTCCTTGAAGCCTATGTCCGCGACTACGTGCGGCGCTATTTGCAGAACCCCGAGACGAATGAAGTGTTCTGGTGGTGCGGCAATTTCAACTCGGTCCGTTCCTTCAATTACATGCATGTCGCGAATTTGTACTATTACATGCACGTCATCGCCAAAACCTATCAAGCGACCGAATTATTCGACTCGAACGAGTATTTGCTGCTGGCCTACTCCACGCTGATGAAGATGTTCGAACGGGCCCGGAAGATGGATCTTGTCGTCGGTAACATGGGGGGAGAGGTCATGTTCCGCACGCTTCACGCCATGGAGGATATCTACGTTCCGGAGTATTACGAGCTGCTGCTTCGCGTAAATGAATTTCAACGCAATCTGTTCGAGCACAACGTGCCTTTCGGTTCCGAGTGCGCCTACGACAACACCGGCTATGAGATGGTTATGACGATGGCCGATGCCTATGACGATACCGCCTGGATGGAACGGCTCGCCAAGATCATGCTAGCCGTCCGGGGCGAACAGCCCGTCTGGTGGTGGCACGGAAGCGATATCCGCTGGTGGGACGCGGAGCGGGACTTCAGCGAGTGCTGCCATCATTACACGTCTCCGCTCAACTCCGGCGGTCTCCTTCGAGCGCTGGAGCGCGGCCTGCTGCCGATCGGGCATGAGACGCTGTCCACCATCCACGGCGGTACGCTGGGAGCTTTCAGCAAAATCCACGCCGACGGGACCGGGAGCATGAGCTACTGTTGGGAACAGGAATCATCCAATTTCGGATTCCATGCCTTCAGCGGTGATATCGGTCTCGGACTGTTCGGGGCGCTGACCGACTTCGGTGCCTATGTATACCAGCCGGCAGGGGAATCATTGCAAGGTTACTTATGCGATGCGCGCGATGACGCGGAGAGCGGCATGCTCGACGTTCGACCCGTAAGCGGAGCGGGCAATCGGATCGCGTGGCATCTTGCGGATAAGGAAGGCGGCTCAAGTCGTGGCAGAGTCGCTCTGACGGCAGGCTTTATCGAGAGGCTGTTATGGAACCGGCGCACCGGTACGATAGAGATTGTCGCGCATAACGACACTTCGTATGCGTATCGTAACGAAATCGCGTTCACGCTCCCCGTGCCTCTGTACATGGAGTTGACGGTGAACGGTCAGAGAACGCTTTTGCGTAAAATAGCCGATCATGAAGCGAAGGCTTCGTTCGCGATCGGATCGAGAGAACGGGTTGCCATCGTGCTGAAAGTTCGATAG
- a CDS encoding ABC transporter permease: MEASKNHFFSDMSVMLGRSMRHIFRSMDTILTVCITPIAMMLLFVYVFGGAIETGTDNYVNYLLPGILLMAIASGVAYVAYRLFMDKQRGIIERFHSMPIARSTVLWGHVLTSVVSNVISVVVIILVALIMGFRSSAGVLSWLAVAGILVLFTLALTLVAAIAGLSAKTMEGASAFSYPLIFLPFISSAFVPTDSMPKVVRAFAENQPVTSIVETIRALLSSQPVGNEIWVALAWCLGIMIVAYLFAVRAYKRNAA, from the coding sequence ATGGAGGCGTCAAAAAACCATTTTTTCAGTGACATGAGCGTTATGCTTGGACGTTCCATGCGCCATATTTTCCGCAGTATGGACACCATCCTTACGGTCTGCATCACTCCGATTGCAATGATGCTGTTGTTCGTTTATGTGTTTGGCGGCGCAATCGAAACCGGTACGGATAACTATGTGAACTACCTGCTGCCTGGCATACTGCTTATGGCTATTGCTAGCGGGGTGGCCTACGTGGCTTACCGCCTGTTTATGGATAAGCAACGGGGCATCATTGAGCGGTTCCACTCCATGCCGATTGCGCGTTCCACTGTCCTGTGGGGGCACGTGCTGACCTCGGTGGTATCCAACGTCATTTCTGTTGTCGTCATCATTCTCGTAGCGCTCATTATGGGCTTTCGTTCATCGGCAGGGGTACTGTCTTGGCTTGCCGTAGCCGGTATACTCGTGCTGTTTACGCTGGCTTTGACTTTGGTCGCTGCCATTGCCGGACTGTCCGCAAAAACGATGGAAGGCGCGAGCGCTTTTTCCTATCCGTTAATATTCCTGCCGTTTATCAGTTCTGCCTTCGTGCCGACCGACTCGATGCCGAAAGTCGTTCGGGCCTTTGCCGAAAATCAGCCGGTGACCTCAATCGTAGAAACCATCCGTGCACTATTGTCAAGTCAACCGGTAGGCAATGAGATCTGGGTCGCTTTAGCGTGGTGCTTAGGGATAATGATCGTCGCATATCTATTTGCGGTGCGCGCATACAAACGGAATGCAGCTTGA
- a CDS encoding ABC transporter ATP-binding protein, with protein sequence MERAIEVKGLRKSFKDIEVLKGVDFDVKRGEIYALLGSNGAGKTTIVRILTTLLKQDGGTAVVNGFDVASKPENVRRAISLTGQFAAVDEVLTGRENLIMIAKLRHLDHPRQVADDLLKRFGLTDAADRKPSAYSGGMRRRLDIALSLVGKPQIIFLDEPTTGLDPEARIEVWKIVKELADSGTTVFLTTQYLEEAEQLADRIAILHEGRIIAGGTLAELKKLFPKAKVEYVEKQPTLEEVFLAIIGKKEAM encoded by the coding sequence ATGGAAAGAGCAATTGAAGTGAAAGGTCTGCGAAAGTCTTTCAAGGACATAGAAGTCCTAAAGGGCGTAGATTTTGATGTGAAGCGAGGCGAGATTTACGCCCTGCTTGGCTCTAATGGCGCGGGCAAGACGACGATTGTCAGAATTCTCACCACGCTGCTCAAACAGGACGGAGGTACCGCAGTCGTAAACGGATTCGACGTCGCGTCAAAACCCGAGAATGTGCGGCGTGCAATCAGTCTGACCGGGCAATTTGCGGCAGTGGATGAGGTTTTGACCGGGCGGGAAAATCTGATCATGATTGCCAAGCTGCGGCATCTGGATCATCCGCGTCAAGTTGCGGACGATTTGCTGAAACGTTTCGGCTTAACTGACGCAGCCGACCGTAAGCCATCTGCTTATTCGGGTGGCATGCGCCGCAGACTCGACATCGCGTTGAGCCTTGTGGGAAAACCGCAGATCATTTTCCTCGACGAGCCAACTACCGGGCTTGACCCCGAGGCGCGTATCGAGGTTTGGAAGATTGTAAAGGAGCTTGCTGACAGCGGCACGACGGTATTTCTGACCACGCAGTATTTAGAGGAAGCCGAGCAGCTTGCCGACCGAATTGCCATTCTGCACGAGGGCAGGATTATCGCCGGCGGTACGCTCGCGGAGTTGAAAAAGCTGTTCCCGAAAGCGAAGGTAGAGTATGTTGAAAAACAGCCGACATTGGAGGAAGTATTCCTCGCAATCATCGGTAAAAAGGAGGCCATGTAA
- the rsgA gene encoding ribosome small subunit-dependent GTPase A — protein sequence MIDLKPYGYVEAETPPIGLIPGRVTELQREQYTVITEQGEVTAVLKGTFYHTAGAREDFPCVGDYVWLQYNENGASRIAKLLPRRSKFSRADYSGHAAGYAKTILEQVVATNFDYVFIVSSLNWDFKVNRIMRYLTQTRQSGGQPVVILTKADLAPDFNGPLADVQKASPDVPVHAVSSHAGVGLDALSEYLQPGKTVVFLGMSGVGKSSLLNALMNQEVMTVKAIREDDSRGRHTTTHRQLFMLPSGAMVIDTPGMRELGLFGADDGISAGFNDVEELFTQCRFHDCRHKTEPGCAVLTALADGSLQHEHWKRYLAQKRENKFADDKAGYLTDKRARHKSLAMQSKNMKKSGDSRNENRNVQIL from the coding sequence TCGAAGCCGAAACGCCGCCGATCGGTTTAATACCCGGAAGAGTTACGGAACTTCAGCGAGAGCAATATACCGTCATCACCGAACAAGGAGAAGTGACGGCAGTATTGAAGGGCACGTTCTATCATACTGCGGGGGCTCGGGAGGATTTCCCGTGCGTTGGCGATTATGTATGGTTGCAATACAACGAAAACGGCGCTTCTCGCATTGCTAAATTGCTGCCCCGCCGCTCGAAATTTTCCCGCGCTGACTATTCGGGGCACGCAGCAGGATATGCCAAAACAATACTGGAGCAAGTCGTAGCCACGAATTTTGATTATGTCTTTATCGTGTCGTCCCTAAACTGGGATTTCAAGGTCAACCGTATCATGCGCTACCTGACACAGACACGTCAGAGCGGCGGTCAACCTGTCGTAATCTTAACAAAAGCTGACTTGGCCCCAGATTTCAACGGACCGTTAGCCGATGTTCAGAAAGCCTCTCCTGATGTGCCGGTACACGCCGTTTCCAGTCACGCGGGAGTTGGGTTAGACGCGTTGAGCGAATATCTGCAACCCGGCAAAACCGTGGTATTCCTCGGGATGTCCGGCGTGGGAAAATCCTCGCTGCTAAACGCATTGATGAATCAGGAAGTGATGACGGTCAAGGCTATCCGTGAGGACGACAGCCGGGGCCGGCACACAACAACTCACCGCCAGCTTTTCATGCTCCCTTCCGGCGCGATGGTTATTGATACGCCGGGTATGCGCGAGCTTGGGCTGTTCGGAGCGGACGATGGGATCAGCGCGGGATTTAACGATGTGGAGGAATTATTCACGCAGTGCCGCTTCCATGATTGCCGCCATAAGACCGAGCCGGGCTGCGCTGTTCTCACCGCCCTTGCCGATGGCTCGTTGCAGCATGAGCATTGGAAGCGATACCTCGCTCAGAAGCGGGAAAACAAGTTTGCGGACGATAAGGCGGGTTATCTAACGGACAAACGAGCGCGGCATAAATCGCTTGCCATGCAGAGCAAGAATATGAAGAAAAGCGGAGATTCAAGAAATGAAAACAGAAATGTGCAGATTTTATAG
- a CDS encoding aminoglycoside phosphotransferase family protein, with product MSEIIAETLKQVLSKMLVTKIIHVDFQAKPLHGGTLGHVQLVTGNAETADGGKLPFKIVSKTQTKWERYSDPDSWRREYDFYQSNFGALFSESFRWPECYHVEMNEEENETQIWMEYIDGISGLDLTGDMYERAAEELGRFQGKLYAEQPAFLQNLTNLSNVEYMKNFYLHYRSWKRVYDYIRSDDCEIPKHLCKMLIDVDENADEILNRIEKLPIVLCHRDFWVTNIIYSDGNMIIIDWDTAGWGYLGEDLASLIADEADTEHMVEYYRRCIPAYYKGFSEYADISPITDNCVYEMILLMFGYRLVEWYMDAGSGNKLQETDDERTLHIDTLQKIYEMRIEQ from the coding sequence ATGAGTGAAATAATAGCTGAAACTCTGAAACAGGTTTTAAGCAAAATGCTCGTTACAAAAATAATCCACGTCGATTTCCAAGCTAAGCCGTTACATGGCGGTACATTGGGTCACGTCCAGCTTGTAACTGGCAATGCCGAAACCGCTGACGGCGGGAAATTGCCCTTTAAAATCGTTTCAAAAACGCAAACGAAATGGGAACGCTACAGCGATCCCGATTCATGGCGCAGGGAATATGATTTTTATCAATCCAATTTCGGCGCTCTGTTTTCTGAATCATTCCGTTGGCCTGAATGTTATCACGTCGAAATGAACGAAGAAGAAAACGAAACGCAGATATGGATGGAATATATCGACGGCATATCAGGTTTAGATTTGACCGGCGATATGTATGAACGCGCAGCCGAGGAATTAGGACGGTTTCAAGGCAAGCTATATGCCGAACAGCCAGCTTTTTTACAGAACTTGACCAACTTGAGCAATGTGGAGTATATGAAGAACTTCTATCTTCACTATCGGTCATGGAAAAGAGTGTACGATTATATACGTTCCGACGATTGCGAAATTCCGAAACATTTATGTAAAATGCTCATCGACGTGGATGAAAACGCTGACGAAATACTCAACCGAATTGAAAAGCTGCCTATCGTGCTGTGCCACAGAGATTTTTGGGTGACAAACATAATTTATTCAGACGGTAATATGATAATCATCGACTGGGATACCGCTGGGTGGGGCTATCTAGGTGAAGATCTGGCAAGTCTTATCGCGGACGAAGCCGATACGGAACACATGGTTGAGTACTACCGCAGATGTATCCCGGCGTATTACAAGGGCTTTTCGGAATATGCGGATATTTCACCTATAACGGATAACTGCGTATATGAGATGATTCTGCTTATGTTCGGGTACAGGCTTGTTGAGTGGTATATGGACGCAGGGTCGGGAAACAAGCTCCAGGAAACGGATGATGAAAGAACGCTGCACATCGATACCCTGCAAAAAATCTATGAGATGAGAATTGAACAATGA
- a CDS encoding AraC family transcriptional regulator encodes MNYEELDHFLFGLTDLEIKLIDNDLTDEIIKSRILSPATTHPSIYHYTLDEDRLRLNVTGEIFAISRHTRFVKMLTHTHNLFEMNYIYSGTFYQEIQGERFELKEGDLIILNKNVEHSIEKSEENDILINFLAKNEFFDSSFIYKILGDNILGKTIASIIADASREKSFILFHTSTNWQIKQTIQNILCESFGSKNANREIIKSYLTILFSRLLESDSYQLFLNNGNRKSSISVIEIIAYINKHYLSTTLVQTAKHFGYSAEHVGRIIKNVTGKSFSTLVQEQKFIHAALQLKLTNQTIEEISKEIGYNNLTFFYRKFYSLYGVTPKEYRRLAMQGESNSV; translated from the coding sequence ATGAATTATGAAGAATTGGACCATTTTTTATTTGGATTGACAGACTTGGAGATTAAATTAATAGATAACGATCTTACAGATGAAATAATTAAAAGTCGGATTCTTTCTCCTGCAACAACTCACCCTTCCATATACCACTACACATTGGATGAGGATAGGCTTAGATTGAATGTCACAGGAGAAATCTTCGCCATCTCCAGACATACCAGGTTTGTCAAAATGCTAACGCACACTCATAACTTATTTGAGATGAATTACATTTATAGCGGTACCTTTTATCAAGAGATTCAGGGTGAACGGTTTGAGTTAAAAGAAGGAGACTTGATTATTCTCAATAAGAACGTGGAGCATTCCATTGAAAAAAGCGAGGAAAATGATATCCTCATCAACTTCTTAGCGAAGAATGAATTTTTTGATAGTTCGTTCATTTACAAAATCCTTGGGGATAATATACTTGGTAAGACAATAGCTTCGATTATCGCAGATGCTTCTAGAGAAAAGAGTTTTATATTATTCCATACGTCAACTAATTGGCAGATCAAACAAACAATCCAAAACATATTATGCGAGTCATTCGGAAGTAAAAATGCGAACCGAGAGATTATTAAATCTTATCTGACCATCCTTTTCAGCAGGTTATTAGAAAGTGATAGTTACCAATTGTTTTTGAACAACGGAAACAGAAAATCGAGTATCTCTGTAATTGAAATAATAGCCTACATTAATAAACACTATCTAAGCACGACATTAGTACAAACGGCTAAGCACTTTGGGTATTCAGCAGAACATGTAGGCAGGATCATCAAAAATGTAACCGGTAAATCCTTTTCTACATTAGTACAAGAACAGAAGTTTATACACGCTGCGTTGCAGCTAAAACTAACCAATCAAACCATTGAGGAGATTTCCAAAGAAATCGGTTATAACAATTTAACATTTTTCTATAGGAAGTTTTATTCCTTATATGGAGTTACACCAAAGGAATACCGCAGATTGGCCATGCAAGGTGAAAGTAATTCAGTATAG
- the spoVB gene encoding stage V sporulation protein B, whose translation MVQHGQSFMRGTLVLSVAAFINRILGFISGMYIARVLGAEGIGLLMMAHPLVPLVITITELGLPVAISKLVAEAHARGERLKVRRILHVSLAVTGILSITLTFISLLGSEWIASILLSDQRAYYAMLAITPIAPIIAVSAVLKGYFRGMQQMRTIATSDVLEHTVQIACVLALVHLLLPYGIAYAAAGAMAASVVSEAISLLFLVVSYKLHGESKMPGETWTSHLKQGRSTLGELLQIGLPTTGHGVVHSLYSTFQPLLITSSLALAGIGTVLATKQFGLLAGYVFPLLFMPSFITQSLSTALIPAIGEAAANKNSLLMHERMNQALGLGLLIGAPATVILFEWASPLTTLVYNAPEAGLLLKILAPLFFLHYFDAPLHAILLGLGRAKATLWNYVTATIFKAVSIFVFGSQFGIIGIAYGIGIGIVMQTLLNFFSISGSIGFYWSIRPYIKVGVCMLLMAICGSWTYDYLTVQGLPLIWSVIVSIVWSLLIYFITLVLTGTLIWKSKLQRFSIPW comes from the coding sequence ATGGTGCAACACGGACAATCGTTCATGCGAGGAACGCTAGTCTTGTCTGTCGCTGCTTTCATCAACCGCATTCTCGGCTTTATCAGCGGCATGTATATTGCACGAGTACTCGGCGCGGAAGGAATCGGCCTATTGATGATGGCGCATCCGCTCGTCCCTCTCGTCATTACGATTACGGAGCTTGGATTGCCAGTGGCAATTTCGAAGCTGGTCGCGGAGGCCCACGCCCGAGGCGAACGATTGAAAGTGAGGCGTATCCTGCACGTGTCACTAGCCGTCACCGGCATCTTGAGCATAACGCTTACGTTCATCTCGCTGCTAGGATCCGAATGGATCGCATCCATCCTGCTGAGCGATCAACGCGCCTATTATGCGATGCTCGCGATTACTCCGATCGCGCCGATTATCGCTGTCTCCGCGGTGTTAAAAGGATACTTTCGCGGCATGCAGCAGATGAGGACCATCGCCACCTCCGATGTGCTCGAGCACACGGTGCAAATCGCCTGTGTCCTTGCATTGGTACACCTATTGCTGCCTTACGGCATCGCGTATGCGGCTGCGGGCGCAATGGCTGCATCAGTCGTCAGCGAAGCGATCAGCCTCTTATTTCTAGTGGTAAGCTACAAACTGCACGGCGAATCGAAGATGCCGGGCGAGACATGGACAAGCCACTTAAAGCAAGGAAGAAGCACTCTTGGAGAGCTGCTGCAGATCGGTCTGCCGACGACCGGGCACGGCGTTGTTCATTCGTTATACAGCACCTTCCAACCGCTTCTCATTACATCCAGCCTGGCGCTGGCCGGAATCGGCACGGTGTTAGCCACGAAGCAATTCGGCCTGCTGGCCGGCTATGTGTTTCCATTGCTGTTCATGCCCAGCTTTATTACGCAGTCCTTGTCCACCGCTCTCATTCCTGCGATTGGCGAGGCAGCGGCGAACAAGAACAGTTTGCTTATGCATGAGAGGATGAATCAGGCGCTAGGCTTGGGACTTCTGATCGGCGCGCCGGCGACCGTCATCCTATTCGAGTGGGCATCTCCACTTACGACGCTTGTATACAACGCGCCGGAAGCAGGATTGCTGCTCAAAATATTGGCGCCTTTGTTTTTTTTGCATTATTTTGACGCACCGCTGCACGCGATCCTGCTCGGTCTCGGCCGAGCGAAAGCTACACTGTGGAACTACGTGACAGCAACGATTTTCAAAGCTGTCTCGATCTTCGTGTTCGGCAGCCAATTCGGCATTATCGGCATCGCGTACGGCATCGGCATCGGAATTGTCATGCAAACACTGTTAAACTTCTTTTCGATCTCAGGCTCGATCGGATTTTACTGGAGTATTCGTCCTTATATCAAGGTTGGGGTCTGTATGCTGCTGATGGCGATATGCGGGAGCTGGACCTATGATTATCTTACCGTCCAAGGCTTACCGCTGATATGGAGCGTAATCGTTTCAATTGTCTGGTCCTTACTCATCTATTTCATTACACTCGTATTGACGGGTACGTTGATTTGGAAAAGTAAGCTACAGAGGTTTTCGATTCCATGGTAA
- a CDS encoding DUF1048 domain-containing protein, translated as MNFWEKITGSDMTKEFKTFESRVKKLPADYQAAWEQINVNLWPHSDFTGRNLMPILDGVLGLLEEMAADGQSVQEALGDDIKGFCSALASEEGAKSLRDKWREQLNNNIAKKLGK; from the coding sequence ATGAACTTTTGGGAAAAAATTACCGGCAGCGACATGACTAAAGAATTTAAGACTTTTGAATCGCGAGTCAAAAAGCTGCCGGCGGATTATCAAGCGGCATGGGAACAAATTAATGTCAATCTTTGGCCGCACTCCGATTTCACCGGTCGCAATCTGATGCCAATTCTTGACGGTGTGCTTGGCTTGCTGGAAGAAATGGCGGCGGACGGTCAAAGTGTCCAAGAGGCTTTGGGTGACGATATCAAAGGCTTCTGTTCAGCGTTGGCCAGTGAAGAAGGGGCGAAGTCTCTTCGCGACAAGTGGCGCGAGCAACTCAACAATAATATCGCCAAAAAATTAGGTAAATAG